From a region of the Clostridia bacterium genome:
- the rsfS gene encoding ribosome silencing factor, with the protein MARVAMNAALDRKARDVLALDLRRVSLVADYFVLASGTSTTQTRAIADRVTEKMREAGYTLLHTEGYNSALWILLDYGAVVVHIFREEERRFYDLERLWGDAEVRTV; encoded by the coding sequence ATGGCCCGGGTGGCCATGAATGCGGCGCTGGACCGCAAGGCCAGGGACGTGCTGGCCTTAGACTTGCGCCGTGTATCCCTGGTGGCGGACTACTTCGTTCTGGCCAGCGGCACCTCTACCACGCAGACCCGGGCCATAGCCGATCGGGTCACGGAAAAAATGCGGGAGGCCGGCTACACGCTGCTTCACACCGAGGGTTATAACTCCGCCCTGTGGATTCTTTTGGACTACGGGGCGGTCGTGGTGCACATCTTTCGCGAGGAAGAGCGGCGCTTTTACGACCTGGAGAGACTCTGGGGCGACGCCGAGGTGCGAACCGTTTAG
- a CDS encoding type II toxin-antitoxin system RelE/ParE family toxin, with amino-acid sequence MTEWQVIILQPARRYLERLPRKEQKRILNALQKLQEDPRQVLVKPLKGRPEWSLRVGGRRVLIMVDKKQKRLVITTIGPRGDVY; translated from the coding sequence GTGACTGAGTGGCAGGTAATCATCCTTCAACCGGCCCGGCGCTACCTAGAGCGGCTGCCCCGAAAGGAGCAAAAGCGGATATTGAATGCTCTCCAGAAGCTCCAGGAAGACCCCCGGCAGGTACTGGTTAAGCCTCTCAAGGGTCGGCCGGAATGGAGCCTCCGGGTAGGAGGTCGGAGGGTGCTGATTATGGTGGACAAGAAACAAAAGCGGTTGGTTATCACCACTATAGGGCCAAGGGGAGACGTTTACTGA
- a CDS encoding AbrB/MazE/SpoVT family DNA-binding domain-containing protein — protein MTSQRISKSTVSQRYQTVIPAAIREQYHIREGSRLAWIPKGDKIEVVPLPEAHQDFRGSGRGKRLLQALLSYRAGEREQ, from the coding sequence ATGACCTCGCAAAGGATCAGCAAGAGTACCGTAAGTCAACGCTATCAAACCGTGATTCCCGCGGCCATCCGGGAGCAATACCATATCCGCGAAGGAAGCCGCCTGGCCTGGATTCCCAAGGGAGACAAGATCGAGGTAGTTCCCCTCCCGGAGGCTCACCAGGACTTTAGGGGAAGTGGCCGGGGGAAACGCCTCCTGCAGGCCCTGTTGTCTTACCGGGCCGGGGAGCGGGAGCAATAA
- a CDS encoding TRAP transporter small permease, giving the protein MGCLGFLEVVARSAFHRPTPWSLPISQYLLLTVAFIGTGYCLQADGHINIELLVDRLRGSTRKGVVLLGYALSIVYVAVALYYTLKAPGGFFGSAVPNRPPAYGV; this is encoded by the coding sequence ATGGGCTGTTTGGGCTTCCTGGAGGTGGTGGCTCGGTCGGCCTTCCACCGTCCCACCCCGTGGTCCCTGCCCATTTCCCAGTACCTCTTGCTGACGGTCGCCTTTATCGGTACCGGTTACTGCCTGCAGGCCGACGGCCACATAAACATCGAACTCCTCGTAGATCGGCTTCGGGGAAGTACCAGGAAGGGCGTCGTTTTGTTGGGTTACGCCTTATCGATAGTATACGTGGCCGTAGCCCTGTATTACACCCTGAAGGCACCCGGCGGTTTCTTTGGGAGCGCAGTCCCGAATCGCCCACCCGCCTACGGAGTTTGA
- the leuS gene encoding leucine--tRNA ligase yields the protein MEDRYDFRRLENKWQKAWEEQDLYRVEEGGERPKYYLLEMFPYPSGNLHMGHVRNYSIGDVVARYKVMRGYNVLHPMGWDAFGLPAENAAIQHGIHPAVWTQNNIENMRRQLKALGFSYDWEREITTCLPEYYRWTQWLFLQLYKHGLAYRRKAAVNWCPSCQTVLANEQVVGGRCERCETPVEKRDLEQWFFRITAYAERLLEGLDRLPGWPEKVKVMQENWIGKSYGVEVKFTGPEGEDLTVFTTRPDTLYGVTYLVLAPEHPLVEKLVAGRPEEQAVRDFAWRVRQMSAVDRTAADLVKEGLFTGACARHPLTGEAVPIWVANYVLPEYGTGAVMGVPAHDQRDFEFARAYGLPVKPVIRPAEGGPEEGGLAQAYEGDGVMVNSGPFSGLPNREGIERLADYLEQSGLGCRTVNYRLRDWLISRQRYWGAPIPIIYCDRCGIVPVPEEDLPVLLPHEVQFKPTGESPLTTCREFLDTTCPQCGGRARRESDTMDTFVCSSWYFLRYASPNSRTRAFLPDKVNYWMPVDQYIGGVEHAILHLMYARFFTKVLYDLGLVGVDEPFTNLLTQGMVLKDGSKMSKSKGNVVSPEDIIARYGADTARLFILFAAPPERDLEWSDAGVEGCHRFLNRVWRLVNSLLPALGPAGRAAAPENPADRELWRLVHGTVKRVTEDIEERFNFNTAISAVMELVNGLYRYRDDVAPAEQDPALLRVAAETLVLLLAPFAPHLAEELWHRLGHVQSVHRQPWPEYDPRALVAEEVEVVVQINGKVRDRLRLPAGLDGEKAREFALAQGKVQQWLAGKQVLKVVWVPDKLINLVVR from the coding sequence ATGGAAGACCGTTACGATTTCCGGCGCCTGGAGAACAAGTGGCAGAAGGCTTGGGAGGAGCAGGATCTCTACCGGGTGGAGGAAGGCGGAGAACGGCCCAAGTACTACCTCCTGGAGATGTTTCCCTACCCCTCGGGCAACCTGCATATGGGTCACGTCCGCAACTATTCCATCGGCGACGTGGTGGCCCGCTACAAGGTGATGCGGGGGTATAACGTGCTCCACCCCATGGGCTGGGACGCCTTCGGACTTCCGGCGGAGAACGCCGCCATCCAGCACGGCATTCATCCGGCGGTGTGGACGCAGAACAACATCGAGAACATGCGGCGCCAGCTCAAGGCCCTGGGCTTCAGTTACGACTGGGAGCGGGAGATCACCACCTGTCTGCCGGAGTACTACCGCTGGACGCAGTGGCTGTTTCTCCAACTGTACAAGCACGGCCTGGCCTACCGCAGGAAGGCGGCGGTCAACTGGTGTCCCTCCTGTCAGACCGTGCTGGCCAACGAGCAGGTGGTGGGCGGGCGGTGCGAACGCTGTGAGACCCCGGTAGAGAAGCGCGATCTGGAGCAGTGGTTCTTCCGCATCACCGCCTATGCCGAACGGCTGCTCGAGGGGCTGGACCGGCTTCCCGGCTGGCCGGAAAAGGTAAAGGTGATGCAGGAGAACTGGATCGGCAAGAGCTACGGGGTGGAGGTAAAGTTTACCGGCCCCGAGGGCGAGGATCTGACGGTTTTCACCACCCGGCCGGATACCCTCTACGGCGTTACCTACCTGGTTCTGGCCCCGGAGCACCCCCTGGTGGAGAAGCTGGTGGCCGGGAGGCCGGAGGAACAAGCGGTACGGGACTTTGCCTGGCGGGTGCGGCAGATGAGCGCCGTGGACCGCACCGCGGCCGACCTGGTCAAGGAGGGGCTGTTTACCGGCGCCTGCGCCCGCCATCCCCTTACCGGTGAGGCCGTGCCCATTTGGGTGGCCAACTACGTGCTTCCCGAGTACGGCACCGGTGCGGTGATGGGTGTGCCGGCCCACGACCAGCGGGACTTCGAGTTCGCCCGGGCCTACGGCCTGCCGGTAAAGCCGGTCATCAGGCCCGCCGAGGGCGGCCCGGAGGAAGGCGGGCTGGCCCAGGCCTACGAGGGTGACGGCGTCATGGTTAACTCGGGTCCCTTCAGCGGCCTGCCCAACCGGGAGGGGATCGAGCGTCTGGCCGACTACCTGGAGCAATCCGGCCTGGGCTGCCGCACGGTCAACTACCGGTTGCGGGACTGGCTCATCTCCCGCCAGCGCTACTGGGGGGCTCCCATTCCCATTATCTACTGCGACCGCTGCGGCATCGTGCCGGTTCCCGAGGAGGACCTGCCGGTGCTGCTCCCCCATGAGGTGCAGTTCAAGCCTACGGGGGAGTCGCCGCTGACCACCTGCCGCGAGTTCCTGGATACCACCTGCCCGCAGTGCGGAGGCCGGGCACGGCGGGAAAGCGATACCATGGATACTTTCGTGTGCTCCTCCTGGTACTTCCTGCGCTACGCCAGCCCCAACAGCCGTACCCGGGCCTTCCTGCCCGATAAGGTCAACTACTGGATGCCGGTGGATCAGTACATCGGAGGGGTGGAGCACGCCATCCTGCACCTGATGTACGCCCGCTTCTTTACCAAGGTGCTTTACGACCTGGGCCTGGTGGGAGTGGACGAGCCCTTTACCAATCTTCTCACCCAGGGGATGGTACTGAAAGACGGCAGCAAGATGTCCAAGTCCAAGGGCAACGTGGTCAGCCCGGAGGATATTATCGCCCGGTACGGCGCCGATACCGCCCGTCTCTTTATCCTTTTTGCTGCGCCGCCGGAAAGGGACCTGGAATGGAGCGACGCGGGGGTGGAGGGCTGCCACCGCTTCCTCAACCGGGTGTGGCGGCTGGTAAACTCCTTGCTTCCGGCCCTGGGTCCCGCCGGCAGAGCTGCGGCCCCAGAAAACCCTGCCGATCGGGAGCTGTGGCGGCTGGTGCACGGGACGGTCAAGCGGGTAACGGAGGACATCGAGGAACGGTTCAACTTCAACACCGCCATCAGCGCCGTCATGGAGCTGGTCAACGGGCTTTACCGTTACCGGGACGACGTGGCGCCGGCAGAACAGGACCCGGCCCTGCTCCGTGTGGCGGCCGAAACCCTGGTGCTTCTGCTGGCTCCCTTCGCCCCCCACCTGGCCGAGGAACTGTGGCACCGGCTGGGCCACGTTCAAAGCGTGCACCGCCAGCCCTGGCCGGAGTACGACCCCCGGGCGCTGGTGGCGGAAGAGGTGGAAGTGGTGGTGCAGATCAACGGCAAGGTCCGGGACCGCCTGCGCCTGCCCGCCGGCCTGGACGGGGAAAAGGCCCGCGAGTTCGCCCTGGCGCAGGGCAAGGTGCAGCAGTGGCTGGCGGGTAAGCAGGTCCTCAAAGTGGTGTGGGTTCCGGATAAACTCATAAACCTGGTGGTGCGGTAG
- a CDS encoding enoyl-CoA hydratase-related protein has translation MGEKVTLEVAEAIALVTVNNPPVNALSAQVFDELEAALDELYRRRDVGAVIITGAGERAFVAGADVTQFPSLDGVSGADFSRRGQGVFDKIEELPVVSIAAVNGAALGGGCELALVCDLRVAAENAVFGQPEVNLGVMPGYGGTQRLPRLIGAGLAKELIFTGDPVSAQEAYRIGLVNRVAPRGQAVEEARNLARKILSRAPIGVRVAKQCINRGLQTSLREGLALEAAAFGGLFETEDAKEGVKAFLEKRAPVFRGR, from the coding sequence TTGGGCGAAAAAGTGACCCTGGAAGTGGCAGAGGCTATTGCCCTGGTGACCGTCAACAACCCGCCGGTCAACGCCCTTTCCGCTCAGGTATTCGATGAGCTGGAGGCGGCGCTGGACGAGCTCTACCGGCGCCGGGACGTGGGCGCGGTCATCATCACCGGAGCCGGGGAGCGGGCCTTCGTGGCCGGGGCGGACGTGACCCAGTTTCCCAGCCTGGACGGGGTTTCCGGCGCGGATTTTTCCCGGCGGGGCCAGGGGGTGTTCGACAAGATAGAGGAGCTGCCGGTGGTCTCCATTGCCGCGGTGAACGGTGCCGCCCTGGGCGGAGGCTGCGAGCTGGCCCTGGTCTGCGATCTGCGGGTGGCGGCGGAGAACGCCGTTTTCGGACAGCCCGAAGTCAACCTGGGGGTAATGCCCGGTTACGGGGGCACCCAGCGGCTGCCCCGGCTGATCGGTGCCGGCCTGGCCAAGGAACTGATCTTCACCGGGGATCCCGTTTCCGCCCAGGAAGCCTACCGGATAGGCCTGGTGAACCGGGTGGCACCCCGGGGCCAGGCGGTGGAGGAAGCCCGCAACCTGGCGCGCAAGATCCTGAGCCGTGCGCCCATAGGCGTGCGCGTGGCCAAGCAGTGCATCAACCGTGGACTCCAGACTTCCCTCCGAGAAGGACTGGCCCTGGAGGCCGCCGCTTTTGGGGGACTTTTCGAAACCGAGGACGCCAAGGAAGGAGTAAAGGCCTTCCTGGAGAAACGGGCTCCGGTTTTCCGGGGTCGATAG
- a CDS encoding PIN domain-containing protein: protein MDTNGSASYVLDTSALLAYYQDEEGAEEVGRILAEAARGEAIVYLSFMTIFEIAYLAIATEGAEEAVKLILQIRELDLQEAWPDETLLWQAAALKARGGMSVADAFIAGLAAATGATLVHRDPEFGRLPPEIRQLTLAKS, encoded by the coding sequence ATGGACACTAACGGGTCCGCAAGTTACGTACTGGATACCAGCGCCCTACTGGCCTACTATCAAGACGAGGAGGGGGCGGAAGAGGTAGGGCGAATCCTGGCGGAGGCGGCTCGCGGCGAGGCCATTGTGTATCTGTCCTTCATGACCATTTTCGAAATCGCCTATCTTGCCATCGCCACCGAAGGGGCCGAGGAGGCGGTTAAGCTCATCCTCCAGATCCGGGAGTTAGACTTACAGGAAGCATGGCCTGACGAGACGCTGCTGTGGCAGGCAGCGGCACTAAAGGCCCGAGGAGGAATGAGTGTCGCCGATGCCTTTATCGCCGGCCTGGCCGCCGCCACAGGCGCTACCCTTGTTCACCGCGACCCAGAATTCGGCCGTCTTCCGCCCGAAATAAGACAGCTTACGCTGGCAAAGTCCTGA
- a CDS encoding helix-turn-helix domain-containing protein: MEILTLEEAAKMLKISEYTLRRYARRGAVPARKIGGQWRFSKEELLDWFRFSASEAGNPLAGSGRRGADYDEPLTPEEATASETAWQAYLAGLDKGESLEKVRGELLEAERD, translated from the coding sequence GTGGAGATTCTCACGCTGGAAGAGGCAGCCAAGATGCTCAAGATCAGCGAGTATACCTTAAGAAGATACGCCAGAAGAGGAGCGGTACCCGCCCGCAAAATTGGCGGCCAGTGGCGTTTCTCTAAAGAAGAACTCCTGGACTGGTTCCGCTTCAGCGCTTCAGAGGCCGGAAACCCGCTTGCGGGCAGCGGACGCCGTGGAGCGGACTATGATGAGCCTCTAACCCCTGAGGAAGCTACGGCAAGCGAAACAGCCTGGCAGGCCTACCTGGCCGGCCTGGACAAGGGTGAGTCTCTGGAGAAAGTCAGAGGGGAACTCCTGGAGGCTGAACGTGACTGA
- the nadD gene encoding nicotinate-nucleotide adenylyltransferase: protein MSRLGIMGGTFDPIHYGHLVTAEAARTDFGLEAVIFVPSGSPPHKAGQALTPAHHRHQMVVLAVASNPWFRVSRVEIDRPGYSYTVDTVREFQHQYGGDAEFYFITGADAIQEILAWHRVDELLARCQFIAATRPGYHLQSLGQVLGKLSPEQRLRIHLLEVPALAISSTDVRQRVRSGRSIKYLVPEAVEQYIFDHGLYRGREEKEAAGR from the coding sequence GTGTCTAGGCTGGGCATCATGGGCGGAACCTTCGATCCCATCCATTACGGCCACCTGGTAACGGCCGAGGCGGCCCGTACGGACTTTGGCCTGGAGGCCGTAATTTTTGTGCCCTCGGGGTCCCCGCCGCACAAGGCGGGTCAGGCGTTGACCCCTGCCCACCACCGCCACCAGATGGTGGTGCTGGCCGTGGCCAGCAATCCCTGGTTCAGGGTTTCCCGGGTGGAGATCGACCGGCCGGGTTATTCCTACACCGTGGATACGGTGAGGGAATTCCAGCATCAATACGGCGGAGATGCCGAGTTTTATTTTATTACCGGCGCGGACGCCATACAGGAGATCCTGGCCTGGCACCGGGTAGACGAGCTACTGGCCCGGTGCCAGTTTATTGCCGCCACCCGCCCCGGATACCACCTCCAGAGTCTGGGGCAGGTGCTGGGCAAACTGTCGCCGGAGCAGCGCCTGCGCATCCACCTGCTGGAGGTGCCGGCCCTGGCCATTTCGTCTACCGACGTGCGCCAGAGGGTGCGCTCGGGTCGGTCCATAAAATACCTGGTTCCGGAGGCGGTGGAGCAATACATTTTCGACCACGGGTTGTACCGAGGGCGGGAAGAAAAGGAGGCGGCCGGCCGCTGA
- a CDS encoding ComEA family DNA-binding protein: MVWDRRLLVVLALLAGALAFAAGVKYGRLRSEPPPVLVPAAETVSATETTSEQEPKAVRVHVAGAVARPGVYELAEGARVMEAVQQAGPLPEADVHALNLAAPLADGQKITVPRQGESPAAAGGPAAFAPGAGGAGGPININVASAQELEALPGIGPTLAQRIVAYREEHGPFRTVEDIKNVSGIGEGRYAQIKELITVY, encoded by the coding sequence GTGGTTTGGGATCGTCGCCTACTGGTGGTGCTGGCGCTTCTGGCCGGTGCCCTGGCCTTTGCCGCCGGGGTCAAGTACGGGCGCCTGCGGAGCGAGCCGCCCCCGGTCCTGGTTCCGGCGGCGGAAACGGTTTCCGCGACCGAAACCACTTCGGAACAAGAGCCCAAGGCGGTCCGGGTGCACGTGGCCGGGGCGGTGGCCCGTCCCGGGGTGTACGAGCTGGCCGAAGGGGCCAGAGTCATGGAGGCGGTGCAACAGGCCGGTCCCCTTCCCGAAGCGGACGTCCACGCCCTTAACCTGGCCGCTCCGCTGGCGGACGGGCAGAAGATCACGGTTCCCCGGCAGGGAGAGTCCCCGGCTGCGGCCGGAGGCCCGGCGGCGTTCGCACCCGGCGCGGGTGGGGCGGGCGGGCCCATCAACATCAACGTTGCCAGCGCCCAGGAGCTGGAGGCCCTTCCCGGCATAGGGCCCACGCTGGCCCAGCGGATAGTGGCCTACCGGGAGGAGCACGGGCCTTTTCGTACGGTTGAAGACATAAAGAACGTCTCCGGGATAGGCGAGGGGCGCTACGCCCAGATCAAGGAGCTGATAACGGTATATTGA